The DNA segment AAAGTTGGATTAAAAACAGCGAACGAAGTCTTCTCTGATCGAACGTATCAAATGGATGGGTCTCTTACGTCACGAACTGAGTCAAATGCCCTTATTACCAATCCGGAAGAAGCAATCAAACAAGTCATTCGTATGGTCAAAGAAAAACAAGTGATGAGTGTTCAAGGTTCAGACGTTACGATACAGGCCGATACGATTTGTATCCACGGTGACGGTGTGACCGCGCTCGACTTCGCTAAAAATATATCAGCAACGCTTAAAGAAGCCGATATTGCAGTTGAAAAAATCCAAGATATACTATAACACCAAAGAAGGAGTACAATCCGATGAAAACGACCAACCGCAGTATTTTGATTGGTGCCGCTTTCTTAATGGCTACTTCAGCCATAGGACCAGGTTTCTTAACACAAACGACTGTATTTACTGAAACGCTCGCAGCGAGTTTTGGATTTGTTATTCTCATTTCAATTATTATTGATATCGGAGCACAAATGAACATATGGCGGATTATTGCCGTCAGTGAAAAACGAGCCCAAGATATCGCAAATGACGTCCTCCCGGGATTAGGGTATTTCCTCGCCGCCCTAGTCGTCGCCGGCGGACTCGCTTTTAATATTGGAAACATCGCCGGTGCGGGATTAGGAACAAATGTTTTGCTCGGCATAGATCCTAAACTGGGAGCGATTCTAAGCGGTGTACTTGCTATTGGAATTTTCACAGTGAAAGAAGCGGGGCGTGTGATGGACCGTTTTACACAGCTTCTCGGATTTGTCATGATTGCTCTTACCATTTATGTGATGTTCACGGCCCAGCCCCCTATAGGTGAAGCAGTTGCCAAAACATTCGTGCCCGATACGATTGACTTTTTAGCTATTGTTACGTTAGTCGGCGGAACAGTTGGCGGCTACATCACTTTTGCCGGCGGGCATCGTTTGATCGATGCTGGGTTGAAAGGGAAAGCAGCCCTTCCAGAAGTGACCAAAAGCTCTGTTTACGCCATTGGGGTTGCTTCGATCATGAGAATCTTTCTATTCTTAGCCGTTCTAGGTGTTGTATCCCAAGGCCTGCCTTTAGACGATGGCAATCCGCCTGCCTCCGTATTTCAGCACGCAGCTGGAAATATAGGGTATAAAATCTTCGGTGTCGTCATGTGGGCGGCAGCTGTCACTTCTGTTGTAGGAGCTGCCTATACGTCCGTTTCATTCCTAAGATCGTTCAGTCCAGTATTAGAAAAATACCACAGATGGCTGACAATCAGTTTTATCACGATCTCTACCCTTGTTTTCGTGTTTGTCGGTCAGCCTGTAAGTATTCTAGTATTAGTTGGTTCAGTAAACGGATTAATTTTACCAATAGCTTTAGGTGTGATGCTTATTGCTGCACATAAAACAAAAATTGTGGGGGACTACCGACATCCAGCTTGGATGACAATATTTGGAGCAATCATCGTTGTCGCGATGGCCTACATGGGTGCTCTTACCCTCATTAATGGCATTCCGCAATTATTCAGTTAAATACAAAAAGAAGTCAACAGAACGAACACGTCTGTTGACTTCTTTTTTATTAGATTACTGTTCTTCCAGTTGGTCAGTAATTAGCATGTGTCCAGGCGCATGGGCAATCATGATTGATGGTTTGACATTGAGTCCTACATTTTGCGGTGTTACACCACAGGCCCAAAAGACAGGGGTTCTTTCATTTTCATCAAACGAAACACTTTCCCCATAATCAGGCTTCTGGATATCAGCAATGCCAATTTCTTCAGGGTGACCGATATGGACAGGTCCACCATGAGAGGTCTCAAACTTCTCAGTAATTTGAACCGCTTTTTCGATTTCATCCTCTTTCAAAGCACGCATGCTAACAACCATGTTCCCCTCAAAGCGGCCTGCTTTCTCACAAGGAATAGTTGTTTTGAACATTGGAACGACCCTGTTTTGTTCCTGATGAAGGAGCCCGATCCCCTCCCCTATCAAGGACTTTTCAAATGTAAAGCTGCAGCCAATGAGAAACGTAACAAAATCGTCCCTCCACTCATCTGTAATATCAACGACTTCTTTTTCTAGTTTCCCCTTACGATAAATTCGATATTTCGGTAAATCGGTTCGTATATCAGCGTCAGCTA comes from the Halobacillus shinanisalinarum genome and includes:
- a CDS encoding NRAMP family divalent metal transporter, which encodes MKTTNRSILIGAAFLMATSAIGPGFLTQTTVFTETLAASFGFVILISIIIDIGAQMNIWRIIAVSEKRAQDIANDVLPGLGYFLAALVVAGGLAFNIGNIAGAGLGTNVLLGIDPKLGAILSGVLAIGIFTVKEAGRVMDRFTQLLGFVMIALTIYVMFTAQPPIGEAVAKTFVPDTIDFLAIVTLVGGTVGGYITFAGGHRLIDAGLKGKAALPEVTKSSVYAIGVASIMRIFLFLAVLGVVSQGLPLDDGNPPASVFQHAAGNIGYKIFGVVMWAAAVTSVVGAAYTSVSFLRSFSPVLEKYHRWLTISFITISTLVFVFVGQPVSILVLVGSVNGLILPIALGVMLIAAHKTKIVGDYRHPAWMTIFGAIIVVAMAYMGALTLINGIPQLFS
- a CDS encoding putative hydro-lyase, producing the protein MEAIYMKPKQQREKFRSNQYTGTTSGMCDNYLQANMIILPKEYAFEFLLFCLRNPRSCPIVDVLEEGVTQPRIADADIRTDLPKYRIYRKGKLEKEVVDITDEWRDDFVTFLIGCSFTFEKSLIGEGIGLLHQEQNRVVPMFKTTIPCEKAGRFEGNMVVSMRALKEDEIEKAVQITEKFETSHGGPVHIGHPEEIGIADIQKPDYGESVSFDENERTPVFWACGVTPQNVGLNVKPSIMIAHAPGHMLITDQLEEQ